The Mesorhizobium sp. B2-8-5 genome segment CGGTCCCGTAGAAAGGTGCCCAGCTTGTTGGCCGTCTCGGCTGGCATTGCGATCCTGTTGGCTGTTATACCATGATAAAGTCACTACTTTAACAGAATGATTTATAGCGCAAATAAGGCCTCCGAACAACAAGCGGAGATCTCCCATGCGTGTATTCCTCACCGGCGCTACCGGCTTCATCGGTTCCAGAATCGTGCCTGAGCTTCTCGCCGCGGGCCATCAGGTGCTCGGCCTGACCCGCTCCGAAGCCGGTGCGCGGTCGCTTGCGGCTGCCGGAGCCGAGCCCCATCGCGGCGACATCGAAGACCTCGACAGCCTGCGCGACGGCGCGGCGAAGTCGGATGCGGTGATCCACACCGCCTTCGATCACAATTTCTCGAATTTCGTCGCGAATTGCGAGAAGGACAAGCGCGTGATCGAAGCGCTGGGCGGGGCGCTCGCCGGGTCGGACCGGCTGCTCATCATCACCTCGGGTGTGGGCATGGGTTCTGCCGAACACGGACAGCCGGCGAGAGAAGACATCTTCAACACCGAACACCGCAATCCGCGTATCCTGTCCGAGCTTACCGGTGCGGCGATGGCCGAGAAGGGCGTCAAGGTATCGGTGGTGCGGTTGCCGCAGGTGCATGACACGATGAAGCAAGGCCTGATCACGCCGCTGATCGCGCAGACGCGCGCCAAGGGCGTGTCGGCCTATCTTGGCGAGGGCCGCAACCGGTGGTCGGCGGCGCATGTGCTGGATGTCGCCAAGCTCTACCGTCTGGCGCTGGACAAGCAGGAAGCCGGCGTGCGCTACAACGCCGTCGCCGAGGAAGGCATCGCCATGCGCGAGATCGCGGAAGTGATCGGCGCCGGCCTCGACGTGCCGGTGGTCTCGCTCCCGCAGGAAGAAGCGGCCGATCATTTCGGATGGCTTTCGATCTTCGCCGGTCTCGATATGCCGGCCTCGAGCGAATGGACGCGCGCGCATCTCGGCTGGCAGCCGTCCGGACCCGGCCTGATCGCCGATCTCGAACGGATGGATTATTCGCAGGCGGCCGCGGCCTAGCCCAGTCCTCCGGCGGTTCAGCGACCCGGCTGGACCGCAGTCTGCAGCAGGTGCGCCAGGCTGTCAGACTTTTCGACCTTGTCGGTGAGGTCGAGCCCGGACAGAAGGTCGACCAGATGGCTGTTCATCAGGGCGGCCGCGTCGGCGCTGTCGCCGGCTCCGGAGGAATACCGTCGGGGAACCCTACTTCCCGCAATAGTGGTCGTTGATGTCGTTCACCGCATTCGCGTCCGGTCCGACGCGGTGATACGCGCAGGCGCCCGCCGCCGTGTTGGTCATCTGCTGATCGTAATAGCGCGGCCCGCCAAACAGCGTCTCGATGATATCGTCGCTGGCCGGGACATAACGTTCCTGTTCGGTGACGCGGTGGCGATGTTCGCCGGCGGCAACCGGGCCGGCCATCGCGGCTGCCGCGGCAAGCGTGAGCGCGGCGATTGCAAAATGTTTCGTCATGGCAGCGACCTTCTGGCAATTTGGATCTGCAGCATATCCAAAATCGCCAGCAGAGCAAAAGTTCCCGTTTGCCCGCCGCCGACTTCAAGGCGAGCGAGGCTCGGCCTGTTGTGACATCGGCGTCCGATTTTTGCCTGCCGTATCGCCAATCGAAGAAAGATAACGGCAGTCGCGACGGCGGATTTTCGACAATGGCCGGCGCCGATGCCGGATATCCTGCATTCGTTCGGCCACCGTTCCCGAAGGCCAAGGAATAGCCCGATGACAGCCAGAGTGATCGTCCTCGACGCCAAGCCGCTTGGTACGGAAGACGTCGCCGAGATCGCACGACGCAATGCCCGGCTCGCGCTCGGCGAGGAAGCCATGCGCCGCATCCGCGCCAGCCGGGCACTCATCGAGCATCTCACCCAGCTCGGCAAGCCGCTCTATGGCGTCACCACCGGGCTTGGCGCGTGTGTCGACACGCCGCTCGCCGAGGCCGACCTGATCGCCTTCCAGCACAGCGTGCCGCTCAGCCACTCGATGGGCGCCGGGCCGTCGCTGCCGACCGAGGCTGTGCGGGCGCTGATGGTCGCGCGCATCTGCGGCATGGCCGCGGGCGGCACAGGCACGTCGGAGGGCGTCGTCATGGGCCTGGTCGCGGCGCTCAACGCAGGCGTTCATCCGGTCATTCCGAGCTGGGGATCGGTGGGCGCCGCGGACCTTGCGCCGCTCGGTCATCTGGCCAGGGCGCTGCGCGGCGACGGCGAGAGCGAATATCAGGGCAGGATCATGCCATCGACCGAGGCGCTCAAGCTCGCCGGGCTCGAACCGCTCGCCCTGCGCGAGAAGGACGGCCACGCCATCATCGTCGCCAACAGCCTTTCAACCGGAACGGCCTGTCTCGCCCTCGAGGAGATCGCATGCCTGATCGACTGGTCGCTGGCGGCGGTGGCGCTGAATTACGAGGCATTCCGCTCGTCCCTCAAGGCCATCGACGAGGATGCGCTGGCAGCGCGGCCGGCCTTCGGCCAAGTCGAGATCGGCGCGCGGCTGCGGACGGAGCTTTCGGGCAGTGGGCTGTGGCAGGAGAATGCCGCGCGACGCCTGCAGGATCCGCTCAGCTTCCGTTGCGTTCCGCAGGTGTGGGGCGGCCTGCTGCACGCCTATGAGCAGGCGAAGCTGGCGACGGAGATCGAGCTTGGTCATTCGGGCGACAATCCGGTCATCCTGCCGGAGGCTGAGCGGGTCGTCTCCAACGGCAATTTCGACCTGACCGCTTTCACGCTGACCTGGGAAAATCTCGGCCAGGCGCTGGCGCATTGCGCCGTCGGCACCGCCAATCGCTCGATGAAGCTGATGTCGCCGACGGTGGCGGAGCTGCCCCGGTTCCTGTCGGCCAAAGGCGGCAGCCGCCAGGGATATGCGGAACTGCAGAAGCCGATCGCGGCGCTCGAAGCCGAGATCCGCCACCTTGCCAATCCGATGTCGCTCAGCCCCTTGGCCATCTCGGATGGCGTCGAGGACCAGTCGTCGATGGCGCCACGCGTGGTAGCCAAGACCGCCGCTATCATAGAACGCCTGCGCTATCTGGTGGCGATGGAACTGATCTTCGCCGCCACCGGCGTCGAGCTGCGCGGCGTGCTGGACAGCATGGGCGAAGGGCCGCGGCGCAGCTATGAGGCCGTGCGGGCGCTGGTCGCCCCGCTCGACGACGACCGCGAAATGAGCGCCGACATGGCGCGGGTGGCGCGCATGGTGGCGGGGCCTCGGCTGTAGAGCGGACCACAGGCCCGCTACCAGCGCCGCGTCAGTCGGCCCGGACGTTTCGTCTGTTGGTAGACACCCTCGTCGACGCAGCTCGGCTTCCGGCCGGATTGCGGCAAGCGTCGCCGGCTACCTGTCGCGCGTCAGTCCGGCGATAAGGACAGTCCCGCGAGAAGCGGCGCGTAGGCGGCGAGCCTGCGGGATACGAACTCGGTGAAGAGCCGCACGCGCTTCGTCTTGCGTGTCTCCCCCTGCGTGAGAAGCCAGAGCGTTCCGTACATGTGCAGGTCGGTACCCGGCACCCTCGCCAGCAGAGGGTCGGCATCTCCCACGAAGCACGGCAGCGTCGTCATCCCGAGCCCCTGCCGCACCGCGACGACCTGCGCCTCGGCATCCGTGACCCTGAACGGAACCTCGGCGGCGCGAACCTCACCCGGGTGGGCCCAGTCCGGGATTCCATGAATGCTTATGACGATCCACCGGATGGGATCAGGCGCGCCCGCATGCCACGCGGCCAGTCGATCGCGGGACATGTAGATACCGCCGAATACATCCGATCCCTTGAGGCCGTGAAGATTGAGCGGCAGGGTTTTGCGGTCGTAGACGACGCGGATCGCGACGTCGGCCTCGCGGTTGGTCAGATTTGCCAGCTCGCCGGACGACAAGATTTCCATCTCGATGTCCGGATACAGACGCGCGAAATCGGAGAAGTCCGGCATGAGCAGGTGTGTCGCCAGCGGCGGCGCCAGTGTCACCCGCAGTAACCCGCGCACGCTCTGGTCGCGGCCAAGGACGCGCGTCTCCAGCTGGTGCGACGACACTTCCATCTGGTCGGCGAGCTCGAGGACCTCCTCCCCCGCAGCCGTCAGGCGATAGCCCGAAGGCAGCTTCTCGAACATGTGCGCCCCGAGCCGTTCCTCGAGCTGAGCGACGCGTCGCAGCACGGTCGAGTGGTTCACTCCGAGGCGCTCGGCGGCAGCCCGCACCGAGCCTGCGCGCGCGACGGCAAGAAAGTAGCGAACGTCATCCCAGTCGATCATGGTGCAATCCAGCACCACCGAGGTGCGCCTTCCAAAGCCCGCATCTAACAGCAGAACGGGCGGTCGTCATAGCCTAAGCGGACAAGCGCGGCCGAATTCCAAACGGCGGACAACCGATCGTCATGGCTTGCGTCAATCGTCCAACCGGATCGATTTCGCACCACCGATGTGCGCGCTTCCGCACTCAACGCCTGACTGCGGCCGCCCCATCTTGAGGTTCTCGGGGCCTCCCCGAACGACCAAAAATGGAGCCTGGAAGGAAGTCATGGGAAAGTTAGATGGTAAGGTTGCAGCATCACAGGTGGATCGAGCGGCATGGCACTGGCCAGCGCCAAGCGGTTCGTTGAAGAAGGCGCCTATGTTTTCATCACGGGCCGGAAACAGGAGGCGCTCGACGAGGCCGCAAGGCTGATCGGCCGGAACGTGACCGGTGTGCGTGGCGACGCGGCCAATCTCGACGACCTCGACCGTCTGTTCGATACGGTCAAGCGGGAAAAGGGCAAGATCGACGTCCTGTACGCGAGCGCCGGCACGGGCGAAGCCGTCCCTCTGGGCGAGATCACCGAGCAGCACTTCGATGCGACCTTCGGCCTGAATGCGCGCGGCACGCTGTTTGCAGTTCAGAAAGCGCTGCCGCTCTTCAACGATGGCGGATCGATCTTCATGACCGGGTCAGTTGCTTCGGTGAAAGGT includes the following:
- a CDS encoding LysR family transcriptional regulator; translation: MIDWDDVRYFLAVARAGSVRAAAERLGVNHSTVLRRVAQLEERLGAHMFEKLPSGYRLTAAGEEVLELADQMEVSSHQLETRVLGRDQSVRGLLRVTLAPPLATHLLMPDFSDFARLYPDIEMEILSSGELANLTNREADVAIRVVYDRKTLPLNLHGLKGSDVFGGIYMSRDRLAAWHAGAPDPIRWIVISIHGIPDWAHPGEVRAAEVPFRVTDAEAQVVAVRQGLGMTTLPCFVGDADPLLARVPGTDLHMYGTLWLLTQGETRKTKRVRLFTEFVSRRLAAYAPLLAGLSLSPD
- a CDS encoding SDR family oxidoreductase translates to MRVFLTGATGFIGSRIVPELLAAGHQVLGLTRSEAGARSLAAAGAEPHRGDIEDLDSLRDGAAKSDAVIHTAFDHNFSNFVANCEKDKRVIEALGGALAGSDRLLIITSGVGMGSAEHGQPAREDIFNTEHRNPRILSELTGAAMAEKGVKVSVVRLPQVHDTMKQGLITPLIAQTRAKGVSAYLGEGRNRWSAAHVLDVAKLYRLALDKQEAGVRYNAVAEEGIAMREIAEVIGAGLDVPVVSLPQEEAADHFGWLSIFAGLDMPASSEWTRAHLGWQPSGPGLIADLERMDYSQAAAA
- a CDS encoding HAL/PAL/TAL family ammonia-lyase, with protein sequence MTARVIVLDAKPLGTEDVAEIARRNARLALGEEAMRRIRASRALIEHLTQLGKPLYGVTTGLGACVDTPLAEADLIAFQHSVPLSHSMGAGPSLPTEAVRALMVARICGMAAGGTGTSEGVVMGLVAALNAGVHPVIPSWGSVGAADLAPLGHLARALRGDGESEYQGRIMPSTEALKLAGLEPLALREKDGHAIIVANSLSTGTACLALEEIACLIDWSLAAVALNYEAFRSSLKAIDEDALAARPAFGQVEIGARLRTELSGSGLWQENAARRLQDPLSFRCVPQVWGGLLHAYEQAKLATEIELGHSGDNPVILPEAERVVSNGNFDLTAFTLTWENLGQALAHCAVGTANRSMKLMSPTVAELPRFLSAKGGSRQGYAELQKPIAALEAEIRHLANPMSLSPLAISDGVEDQSSMAPRVVAKTAAIIERLRYLVAMELIFAATGVELRGVLDSMGEGPRRSYEAVRALVAPLDDDREMSADMARVARMVAGPRL